The Acidianus infernus genome window below encodes:
- the nuoK gene encoding NADH-quinone oxidoreductase subunit NuoK → MILGEFGVSLSITLIGIGIYGLINSRNVIRILLSSEIILNSTILLVFSISSLFGKVYSPIIFSIFAISMALIEVVVAFASIILYYRNKGSLEVD, encoded by the coding sequence ATGATTTTAGGAGAGTTTGGCGTATCTTTATCAATTACTTTAATAGGAATAGGTATTTACGGTTTAATTAATAGTAGAAATGTAATTAGAATTCTTTTATCATCTGAGATAATTTTAAATTCAACTATTCTCCTTGTTTTCTCTATTTCCAGTTTATTTGGTAAAGTATATTCTCCTATTATTTTCTCAATTTTTGCAATAAGTATGGCTCTCATAGAAGTAGTAGTGGCTTTTGCTTCGATAATTCTATATTATAGAAATAAAGGATCTCTTGAGGTGGATTAA
- a CDS encoding NADH-quinone oxidoreductase subunit C, translated as MSQTTVQKPIDKILAELKAKGIIAKAESESRGSLDVTKDKIIEVAKIMKEIGFDHVIAVTGIDFPEQQKIQIVYHVSSYSVEDLQKIIFAIKTYVDYKDPSLPSLTQIWGSAWTGERETYEMLGVRFEGHPQLSRLFLPEDFEGVYPLRKDFKIKLEGLFVDKPG; from the coding sequence ATGAGTCAGACCACTGTTCAAAAGCCTATAGATAAAATACTAGCAGAATTAAAGGCAAAAGGAATAATAGCCAAAGCCGAATCTGAGAGTAGGGGCTCATTAGATGTTACAAAGGATAAGATTATAGAAGTAGCTAAAATTATGAAAGAAATAGGATTCGATCACGTAATAGCAGTAACTGGGATAGATTTTCCTGAACAACAGAAAATTCAGATAGTCTATCACGTTTCTTCATATTCGGTAGAAGATTTACAAAAAATAATATTTGCAATTAAGACTTATGTAGATTATAAGGATCCTTCTTTACCTAGCTTAACTCAAATTTGGGGCAGCGCGTGGACGGGAGAAAGAGAAACTTATGAAATGTTAGGAGTAAGATTTGAAGGTCACCCACAACTATCTAGATTATTCCTTCCAGAAGACTTTGAAGGAGTTTATCCATTAAGAAAAGATTTTAAAATAAAATTGGAGGGACTATTCGTTGACAAGCCTGGATAA
- the thyX gene encoding FAD-dependent thymidylate synthase, which translates to MKVELVSYTKDGERVVAIASKMSRSRKGWDYHEKTMTDEEVEVWIRDAIIHGYWSPLEHSVYTFSIEGISRVASHQLVRHRIASYTQMSHRFAKPVDEYYQPVIPPSAEKRNEEVVKKAYDDAYKYYYELLQNGVPEEDARYVLPNGVNTNIVVTMNARELYNFFSLRLCSRAQWEIRAIAWKMLEEVKKVHPRLFKYAGPNCIIHENFIRETPISLEEINEKTEFISQRCVEGVPRDGIYKCIQNAKSILNKIK; encoded by the coding sequence ATGAAAGTTGAGCTAGTTTCTTACACCAAGGATGGAGAAAGAGTAGTAGCAATTGCTTCTAAGATGAGTAGATCAAGGAAGGGTTGGGACTATCACGAGAAGACAATGACTGATGAGGAGGTAGAAGTGTGGATCCGTGACGCCATCATTCACGGATACTGGTCACCGTTAGAGCACAGCGTTTATACATTCTCGATTGAGGGAATAAGTAGGGTAGCATCTCATCAACTTGTCAGGCATAGGATAGCCTCATACACTCAGATGAGCCATAGATTTGCAAAGCCCGTCGATGAGTACTATCAGCCTGTGATACCGCCTTCTGCGGAAAAGAGAAATGAGGAGGTAGTAAAGAAGGCTTACGATGATGCTTACAAATACTACTACGAGTTATTACAAAACGGCGTTCCTGAGGAAGACGCCAGATATGTTTTACCTAACGGTGTGAACACAAACATCGTCGTTACAATGAACGCTCGCGAGTTATATAATTTCTTTTCTCTTAGGTTATGTAGCAGAGCACAGTGGGAGATTAGGGCAATAGCCTGGAAGATGTTAGAGGAAGTTAAGAAAGTCCACCCACGCCTCTTTAAGTATGCCGGACCAAATTGCATAATTCACGAGAACTTTATTAGGGAGACGCCAATTTCTCTTGAGGAGATTAACGAGAAGACAGAGTTTATATCTCAACGTTGTGTTGAAGGAGTGCCTAGAGATGGGATATATAAATGTATACAGAATGCTAAGAGTATCCTAAATAAAATTAAATAA
- a CDS encoding DUF2175 domain-containing protein — protein sequence MSRAPPTKWTCDICKNIIYWDELFTFTSKKTVVHYTCFREKALKTAKVDQEQLTAVLDSLEDELKMIVVYKQRLGKIKDEEVKKYMEQAEKDAEKNSAMLTRAVEKLSGVLE from the coding sequence ATGAGCAGGGCACCCCCAACAAAGTGGACGTGTGATATATGTAAAAATATAATATACTGGGATGAATTATTTACTTTTACTTCAAAGAAGACTGTAGTTCATTATACATGCTTTAGAGAAAAAGCACTAAAGACTGCGAAAGTAGACCAAGAGCAACTGACTGCAGTACTAGACTCGTTGGAAGATGAACTAAAAATGATAGTTGTATACAAGCAGAGACTAGGAAAAATAAAAGATGAAGAAGTTAAAAAATATATGGAGCAAGCTGAAAAAGATGCAGAAAAGAACTCTGCAATGCTTACTAGAGCTGTAGAGAAACTTAGCGGAGTACTTGAGTGA
- the ndhC gene encoding NADH-quinone oxidoreductase subunit A, with product MSLVQALVAFGLPSILTLALGYGGYKIISLMVPHNPTPVKISRFEAGNIPYGEGRLWFPLQYYGYLLMYVTIEPILILLFAIASVPLLGNFILFRNLMIIIGSFIVLIYPVMYYSITQINMIQNWELRQ from the coding sequence ATGAGCTTAGTTCAAGCGCTTGTGGCTTTTGGATTACCTTCAATTCTCACTTTAGCATTAGGTTACGGAGGTTACAAAATAATTTCGCTAATGGTTCCTCATAATCCTACTCCGGTCAAAATAAGTAGATTTGAAGCTGGGAATATACCATATGGAGAAGGTAGACTTTGGTTCCCTCTACAATACTATGGATATCTTCTAATGTATGTTACTATAGAACCAATTCTAATTTTACTTTTTGCGATAGCATCAGTGCCTTTGCTGGGTAATTTTATTCTATTCAGAAACTTAATGATAATTATCGGCTCGTTTATAGTATTAATTTATCCAGTAATGTATTATTCAATAACTCAAATTAATATGATACAAAACTGGGAGTTGAGACAATGA
- the nuoI gene encoding NADH-quinone oxidoreductase subunit NuoI, whose product MAVKEYKKENPFRLFADHLQSIGTGIKYMVKPQRITLKYPEESLTLPAGYRGIIRLYKDICIGCTLCAMICPADAMKMMTYQGKKLPTINYGRCVFCGFCVDICPVDALKETGVHDVAFSNRRDLIFDPEKFNKNFDNPPEDKVVKKVRAVIDEEKGIKYVPES is encoded by the coding sequence ATGGCTGTAAAAGAATATAAAAAGGAAAATCCGTTTAGGTTATTTGCCGACCATTTACAATCAATAGGTACTGGAATCAAATACATGGTAAAACCTCAGAGGATTACACTAAAATATCCTGAAGAATCGTTAACTCTTCCTGCTGGATATCGTGGCATAATAAGGCTATATAAGGACATATGTATAGGCTGCACGTTATGTGCAATGATTTGTCCAGCAGATGCTATGAAGATGATGACATATCAAGGCAAAAAACTACCTACAATAAATTACGGTAGATGTGTATTTTGCGGTTTCTGTGTAGACATATGTCCAGTTGATGCCTTAAAAGAGACTGGAGTTCACGATGTTGCTTTCTCAAATAGGAGGGATTTAATATTTGATCCAGAAAAATTCAATAAAAACTTTGATAACCCTCCTGAGGATAAGGTAGTTAAAAAAGTTAGAGCAGTTATAGATGAAGAGAAGGGTATAAAATATGTTCCAGAGTCTTAA
- the nuoH gene encoding NADH-quinone oxidoreductase subunit NuoH, with protein sequence MIGNLISLIRFYFFYPSFFVVIIFPGLLFTGILLLTTIWFERKAAARVQMRIGPYYASKRLGGYLQLIADALKFVFSEVIIPSGVNETLFTIAPVLLLLVSILPFAAIPVSVIPQSGSVFSIYYHDFYDPNIGYGVLAGIFTCYNLLLILALESIYPIFVVFLAWVTNNRFAIVGAVRETFLSVSYDALILIATLSMAIEYHTLDLAVIVQKGIPGAIVNPIAAFIFIVGMLIGSSRFPFDIVEAETELVIGPYTEYSGFLFVLTMAGSYVGNFIYSLVFADLFLGGWYPFSGLPGAAFLTFKAVLLLFFSVFLRGVYGRYRIDQALRGSWKYLFPLSLISLITGTLVGYLWL encoded by the coding sequence ATGATAGGCAACTTGATATCTTTAATTAGATTTTATTTCTTTTATCCGTCATTTTTTGTTGTAATTATATTTCCTGGTTTATTATTTACTGGGATTCTTTTATTGACAACGATATGGTTTGAGAGAAAAGCTGCAGCGAGAGTTCAAATGCGAATAGGTCCTTATTACGCTTCAAAGAGATTAGGCGGATATTTGCAATTAATAGCTGATGCACTGAAGTTCGTTTTTTCCGAAGTTATAATACCTTCAGGAGTTAATGAGACATTATTCACAATAGCTCCGGTTCTATTGCTTTTAGTTTCGATTTTACCTTTTGCAGCAATTCCAGTATCAGTAATTCCTCAAAGTGGGTCTGTATTTTCAATCTACTATCACGATTTCTACGATCCAAATATTGGTTATGGAGTTCTTGCCGGCATTTTCACTTGTTACAACTTATTACTTATCTTAGCTTTAGAGTCGATATATCCTATTTTTGTAGTATTCTTAGCTTGGGTTACTAATAACAGGTTTGCAATAGTAGGGGCTGTGAGAGAAACTTTCTTATCAGTTAGTTATGACGCCCTGATTCTAATAGCAACTTTATCTATGGCCATTGAATATCATACCTTAGACTTAGCAGTTATAGTACAGAAAGGAATTCCAGGAGCAATAGTAAATCCTATAGCGGCTTTCATTTTCATTGTAGGAATGCTAATAGGCAGTTCAAGGTTTCCTTTTGATATTGTAGAGGCAGAAACTGAGCTGGTTATAGGTCCTTATACTGAGTACTCTGGATTCTTATTCGTATTAACCATGGCAGGATCTTATGTTGGTAATTTTATATATTCCCTAGTTTTTGCTGACCTATTTTTAGGTGGTTGGTATCCATTTAGCGGACTACCTGGAGCAGCGTTTTTGACTTTCAAAGCAGTATTACTCCTATTCTTTTCAGTATTTTTAAGGGGAGTATATGGTAGATATAGGATAGATCAAGCTCTTAGGGGTAGTTGGAAATACTTATTTCCTCTATCCCTAATTTCATTAATTACGGGTACATTGGTGGGTTACTTATGGCTGTAA
- a CDS encoding NADH-quinone oxidoreductase subunit J — MFQSLNLCLILFLFFSIISISSAIFIVSSKNLFYAAISLAFLGVSIAVLIALISFQYSLYSVFHLLLYVGATVVFLSISLVMFKGLEVRQINTAWAQVVAGVSAVLIFIAVVLSLSGVQVSQVGEINLQTLSSIILEKYWFPAVVLVVGLLTTLIEAITLARRD; from the coding sequence ATGTTCCAGAGTCTTAATCTTTGTTTAATTTTATTCTTATTTTTCTCTATAATATCGATTTCTTCTGCAATATTCATAGTTAGTTCAAAGAATCTCTTTTACGCCGCAATATCCTTAGCTTTCCTAGGAGTTAGTATAGCAGTACTTATAGCACTTATTTCATTCCAGTATTCCTTATATTCGGTCTTTCATCTTTTATTATACGTCGGTGCAACGGTAGTTTTCTTATCAATATCTTTAGTTATGTTTAAAGGATTGGAAGTTAGGCAAATAAATACGGCCTGGGCACAAGTTGTGGCAGGAGTCTCTGCTGTGCTTATATTTATAGCAGTAGTTCTTTCATTATCTGGGGTTCAAGTAAGTCAAGTAGGAGAAATTAATCTTCAGACACTTTCCTCAATAATTTTAGAGAAGTACTGGTTCCCTGCAGTAGTTCTAGTGGTTGGACTATTAACTACATTAATAGAAGCAATAACTCTTGCTAGGAGGGATTAG
- a CDS encoding NADH-quinone oxidoreductase subunit D gives MEVEVVPVQGELNVGPQHPGSGHMRILVKLNGDIVEDCELDVGYVHRAVEKLGENRNYMHLIPLVERPAILDSIHMNMGYIMAVEKILNVDVPERALYLRSFAAEVNRIASHLYGLGILGIFLGHSTAFMWGFGDREVWLQILEALTGARVTNSYIIPGGVRRDLTPSIIEMTKKAINYMRKKIKDWEKIFLKNPTIMDRLQNVGVMTREQAIEWGAVGPNLRASGVNFDVRKAEPYAAYSKLDFEIPVYKEGDGYARTLVRFEEMEQSMRILEQIIKDIPEGPILADRFLKQIPPIRMKKWVQGQGRIVLPGYYASFRPPRGEAAARVEASRGELFYYVVSDGSPKPYRLRMITPSYRAIYVFKNLCKGARYADIVSIYGSLDYFPPEADR, from the coding sequence ATGGAAGTAGAAGTAGTTCCAGTTCAAGGAGAACTTAACGTAGGTCCTCAGCACCCAGGATCTGGACACATGAGGATACTTGTTAAACTTAACGGTGATATAGTAGAAGATTGCGAACTAGACGTAGGTTATGTTCATAGGGCTGTGGAAAAACTAGGAGAAAATAGGAATTACATGCATTTGATTCCTTTAGTAGAAAGGCCAGCAATTTTGGATTCAATACACATGAATATGGGTTACATAATGGCGGTAGAGAAAATACTTAACGTTGATGTACCGGAGAGAGCCTTATATTTGAGGAGCTTTGCTGCAGAAGTTAATAGAATAGCCAGCCATCTTTACGGTTTAGGGATTCTAGGAATATTTCTTGGTCACTCAACTGCTTTTATGTGGGGCTTCGGAGATAGAGAAGTTTGGCTTCAAATACTTGAAGCATTAACTGGTGCCAGAGTTACTAATTCCTATATAATCCCTGGAGGAGTAAGAAGAGATCTAACACCTAGTATTATAGAAATGACTAAGAAAGCGATTAATTATATGAGAAAGAAGATAAAAGATTGGGAAAAGATTTTCCTAAAGAATCCAACTATCATGGATAGATTACAAAATGTTGGAGTAATGACTAGAGAGCAAGCAATAGAATGGGGTGCAGTAGGGCCTAATCTTAGGGCATCTGGAGTTAATTTTGATGTTAGAAAAGCTGAACCTTATGCAGCATATTCTAAGTTGGATTTTGAAATTCCAGTGTATAAAGAAGGAGACGGATACGCAAGAACTTTAGTTAGATTTGAGGAAATGGAACAAAGTATGAGAATTTTAGAACAAATAATAAAGGACATACCAGAAGGACCAATATTGGCTGATAGGTTCTTAAAACAAATCCCACCAATTAGAATGAAGAAGTGGGTTCAAGGACAAGGAAGGATAGTTTTACCAGGTTATTACGCTTCATTTAGACCACCTAGGGGAGAAGCTGCTGCCAGAGTTGAGGCATCTAGAGGAGAACTTTTCTATTATGTAGTAAGTGATGGATCTCCTAAACCTTATAGGTTAAGGATGATAACTCCATCCTATAGGGCAATTTATGTATTCAAAAACTTATGTAAAGGTGCTAGATACGCTGATATTGTATCAATATATGGAAGTTTAGATTACTTCCCACCAGAGGCTGATAGGTAA